The proteins below are encoded in one region of Archocentrus centrarchus isolate MPI-CPG fArcCen1 chromosome 13, fArcCen1, whole genome shotgun sequence:
- the actmap gene encoding actin maturation protease, producing the protein MSVECSLPPPPAPPPPPASAPKKKLYQTIASSRSAVEGDHTEACFLISQRESSFRKDLQWVLANTYVPSLIQDGPQCGLVALWMAAHLRQPRLSIEMEMVVQTALSRGYTAQGEMFSADSMALLAEEVCGCKAELLSGGLSGNNAAAIISHLWGRQPVLIPYDEDYNHEPCQRSGHRAHWAVASGVLLGLEQGSVSEEHAQPDPSLPWLCLATNSCSPCPVGSMALKNVYILAKQGKSLRYQLWSLDTVAMSNEQLRMMDPQRAGDGTQYVVPEGDVEAGLAGKAVLLHTRTQME; encoded by the exons ATGTCAGTGGAATGCTCCCTgccacctcctcctgctcctcctccacctccagccTCAGCACCCAAGAAGAAGCTGTATCAGACTATAGCCAGTAGTAGGAGTGCTGTAGAGGGAGATCACACAGAGGCTTGCTTTCTGATCAGTCAGAGGGAGAGCAG TTTTAGAAAGGACCTGCAGTGGGTTCTGGCGAACACATACGTGCCTTCACTCATCCAAGATGGTCCCCA GTGTGGTCTGGTGGCTTTGTGGATGGCTGCTCACCTTCGGCAGCCACGGCTGAGTATCGAGATGGAGATGGTGGTTCAGACGGCACTGAGCAGGGGATACACGGCTCAGGGTGAAATGTTTTCAG ctgACAGCATGGCCCTGCTGGCAGAAGAGGTGTGTGGCTGTAAGGCTGAGCTGCTCTCTGGGGGTCTCAGTGGTAATAATGCTGCAGCCATCATCTCACACCTGTGGGGGAGACAGCCTGTTCTCATCCC GTATGACGAGGATTACAATCATGAGCCATGTCAGCGTAGCGGCCACAGGGCCCACTGGGCAGTCGCTTCAG GTGTTCTACTCGGTTTGGAACAGGGGAGTGTGAGTGAAGAGCATGCTCAGCCTGATCCCTCTCTGCCATGGCTCTGCCTCGCCACCAACAGCTGCTCACCTTGTCCTGTAGGCAGCATGGCACTCAAAAATGTTTACATCCTCGCTAAGCAGGGTAAAAGCCTGCGCTACCAGCTGTGGAGTTTGGACACCGTAGCAATGAGCAATGAGCAGCTGAGGATGATGGACCCTCAGAGAGCTGGTGATGGCACACAGTATGTGGTTCCTGAAGGAGATGTGGAAGCCGGGCTGGCTGGAAAGGCGGTGCTGCTCCACACAAGGACACAGATGGAGTAA
- the snrpa gene encoding U1 small nuclear ribonucleoprotein A, translated as MATAEVRLNHTIYINNLNEKIKKDELKKSLYAIFSQFGQILDILVARNIKMKGQAFVIFKEINSASNALRSMQGFPFYDKPMRIQYAKTDSDIIAKMKGTYVERDRKKEKKKTKGPDATGPKKGVAGGAAPMVAGVPAAMPGMPPMSQAPRMMHMPGQPPYMPPPGMMPPPGMAPGQMPPGAIPPGQMMPGQMPQQVAENPPNHILFLTNLPEETNELMLSMLFNQFPGFKEVRLVPGRHDIAFVEFENEVQAGAARDALQGFKITQTNAMKISFAKK; from the exons ATGGCTACTGCGGAGGTCCGGCTCAACCACACCATCTACATCAACAACCTGAATGAGAAAATCAAGAAAGATG AGTTGAAAAAGTCGCTGTACGCCATCTTCTCGCAGTTCGGACAGATTTTGGACATCCTGGTGGCTCGGAACATAAAGATGAAGGGTCAGGCCTTTGTTATCTTCAAAGAGATTAACAGCGCCTCCAATGCGCTGAGATCCATGCAGGGGTTCCCCTTCTACGACAAACCAATG CGTATCCAGTATGCAAAGACAGACTCTGACATCATAGCTAAAATGAAAGGGACTTACGTTGAGCGTGACCgcaaaaaagagaagaagaagaccaAAGGACCTGATGCCACTGGACCTAAGAAGGGTGTAGCAGGAGGTGCTGCACCCATGGTCGCTGGTGTGCCTGCTGCCATGCCT GGAATGCCTCCAATGAGCCAGGCACCCCGCATGATGCACATGCCAGGCCAGCCGCCTTACATGCCCCCTCCAGGCATGATGCCACCTCCAGGGATGGCGCCTGGCCAAATGCCCCCTGGTGCCATTCCTCCTGGTCAGATGATGCCTGGACAAATGCCCCAGCAG GTTGCAGAAAATCCACCCAATCACATCCTCTTCCTCACCAACCTTCCAGAGGAGACCAATGAGCTCATGCTCTCCATGCTCTTCAACCA GTTCCCAGGGTTCAAGGAGGTGCGTTTGGTCCCGGGACGCCACGACATTGCATTTGTGGAGTTTGAGAACGAGGTGCAGGCCGGCGCTGCACGAGATGCACTACAAGGCTTCAAGATCACACAAACGAATGCAATGAAGATTTCATTCGCTAAGAAATGA